In a genomic window of Sulfurisphaera tokodaii str. 7:
- the gatD gene encoding Glu-tRNA(Gln) amidotransferase subunit GatD: MLEGYRGKALEFLSSHNVDVGDLIELQKDGLSIKGVVMPSYSKEDDIIVIKLDNGYNIGVSISGISNFKLVEKKRQNIQVNKGEQKPLKEKSEVKIISTGGTIVSKVEYETGAVRPALTTEEIINFMPEINEIAKIDAEVLFSILSENMKPEYWIKIAESAKKALDEGNLGVVIAHGTDTMAYTASALAFSFKSLTGPIVLVGSQRSSDRPSSDSPINLYSAILVAKNSPFAEVTINMHGESSDTYTLVHRGVKVRKMHTSRRDAFQSINDIPLAKVFWKEKEIKLLRNDYIKRKEENALDAKFDTRVFLLKYYPGINPEIIEYLISSGIRGIIVEGTGLGHTSTEFVDYFKKATKDGVFIGMTSQCLFGRVNMNVYTTGRLLQESGVTPLEDMLPETALVKLMWVLAHESDLDKIRSLMLTNFVGEINYRHVPEYFPRWFHDGIRLQ, from the coding sequence ATGTTAGAAGGTTATAGAGGTAAGGCATTAGAATTTTTATCCTCTCATAATGTTGATGTAGGAGATCTAATAGAGCTACAAAAAGATGGGTTATCGATAAAAGGGGTAGTAATGCCAAGCTATTCTAAGGAAGACGATATAATAGTTATAAAATTAGATAATGGATATAATATAGGAGTTTCGATAAGTGGAATTTCTAACTTTAAATTAGTTGAAAAAAAGAGACAGAATATCCAGGTTAATAAAGGAGAGCAAAAACCCCTAAAGGAAAAGAGCGAAGTTAAAATAATTAGTACAGGTGGAACGATAGTAAGTAAAGTAGAATATGAGACTGGTGCTGTAAGACCAGCACTAACAACTGAAGAGATTATAAATTTTATGCCCGAAATAAATGAGATTGCAAAAATAGATGCAGAAGTATTATTTTCTATCCTAAGTGAAAATATGAAACCTGAATATTGGATTAAAATAGCAGAAAGTGCAAAGAAAGCCTTAGATGAAGGAAATTTAGGCGTTGTAATTGCTCATGGCACAGACACTATGGCTTATACTGCTTCAGCTTTAGCTTTTTCATTTAAATCTCTAACCGGACCTATAGTTCTTGTAGGATCTCAGAGAAGTAGTGATAGACCTAGCAGTGACTCTCCAATAAATCTCTATTCTGCTATACTAGTAGCTAAAAATTCTCCATTTGCAGAAGTGACTATCAATATGCATGGAGAAAGCTCAGATACATATACTTTAGTACATAGAGGAGTAAAAGTAAGAAAAATGCATACTAGTAGAAGAGATGCTTTTCAATCTATAAATGATATACCCTTAGCGAAAGTTTTTTGGAAGGAAAAAGAAATTAAACTTCTGAGAAATGATTATATTAAAAGAAAAGAAGAAAACGCTTTAGATGCAAAATTCGATACAAGAGTATTCCTATTAAAATACTATCCTGGTATTAATCCTGAAATAATAGAATATCTAATTTCTTCTGGAATTAGAGGAATAATAGTTGAGGGAACAGGATTAGGTCACACATCTACTGAATTTGTAGACTATTTCAAAAAAGCAACTAAAGATGGAGTATTTATAGGAATGACGTCACAATGCTTATTTGGAAGAGTAAATATGAACGTTTATACTACGGGAAGATTATTGCAAGAATCTGGTGTTACTCCATTAGAAGATATGTTACCAGAAACAGCACTTGTAAAACTTATGTGGGTTCTTGCACATGAATCTGATTTAGATAAAATAAGAAGTTTAATGCTTACTAATTTTGTAGGTGAAATAAACTATAGGCACGTACCAGAATACTTTCCAAGGTGGTTCCATGACGGAATTAGATTACAGTAA
- a CDS encoding 30S ribosomal protein S30e produces the protein MPSHGSLTKAGKVRNATPKMPKKERHKEVPRVRNRIEYEKRVVKTRQSKQAVAAR, from the coding sequence ATGCCATCCCACGGTTCGCTCACAAAAGCTGGAAAAGTAAGAAATGCTACACCTAAAATGCCAAAAAAAGAAAGGCATAAAGAAGTTCCAAGAGTTAGAAATAGAATTGAATATGAGAAGAGAGTTGTAAAAACTAGACAGTCAAAACAAGCTGTAGCTGCTAGGTAA
- the gatE gene encoding Glu-tRNA(Gln) amidotransferase subunit GatE: protein MTELDYSKIGLKVGLEIHQQLNTAHKLFCECPTTLHEEYHTQLERYLRPSFSELGEIDIAALFEWQKGKKYVYRVPPNSCLVECDEEPPHIIDEEALSIAVAVSLALHSTLVDEVYVMRKIVIDGSNTSGFQRTAIISLGGYIEDNGQRIGIQTIALEEDAARKITDSPTEIIYNLDRLGIPLIEISTAPDIKTPEQAERVALKIGQLLRLTGRVKRGIGTIRQDLNVSIQGGVKTEIKGVQLLELIPDIIKNEARRQYELLRIKEELQKRNLNKDIVKNSFKIVDLTEEFKDTNSKIIRKELEKNGRIYGLKIAGFKGIFGWQLMPNRRFGTEVADYVRALAGLGGLFHSDELPNYGITKEEVEKVRKILQINENDAFIIIVGPKEKLDIATNTILDRILYAFDGVPKETRAALDDGTTKFMRPQPGSARMYPETDIPPRRIDERILELSKQFVPEQPEIKLKKLIELGLSKDLANTMLNSLRLDLFEELVKKYSPKVSPTFIASTLEITVKYVKSKGGDISVITDNILEELIKYVYEDKISKDAVQEILLELATSKTQLNEIIKKYTPLNETELEKIIIETIEENKKEIENKKDKAFNIIMSKVMNKVRGRADSKKVIELIKKHLG from the coding sequence ATGACGGAATTAGATTACAGTAAAATAGGATTAAAAGTTGGTCTTGAAATTCACCAGCAATTAAATACAGCTCATAAACTATTTTGCGAATGTCCTACAACACTTCATGAAGAATATCACACACAATTAGAAAGATATCTCAGACCATCATTTAGTGAATTAGGAGAAATAGACATAGCTGCATTATTTGAATGGCAAAAAGGTAAAAAATATGTATATCGAGTTCCTCCAAACTCTTGCTTAGTAGAATGTGACGAAGAACCTCCACATATTATTGACGAAGAAGCATTAAGTATAGCTGTAGCTGTTTCTCTAGCACTACACTCTACATTAGTTGATGAAGTTTATGTAATGAGAAAAATCGTAATTGATGGTTCTAATACATCAGGCTTTCAAAGAACGGCGATTATTAGCTTAGGTGGTTACATAGAAGATAACGGACAAAGAATAGGCATTCAGACAATAGCATTAGAAGAAGATGCAGCAAGAAAAATCACAGATTCACCAACAGAAATAATATACAATCTTGATAGACTTGGAATTCCTCTAATAGAAATTTCTACTGCACCAGACATAAAAACCCCAGAACAAGCAGAAAGAGTAGCATTAAAGATTGGACAATTATTAAGATTAACAGGTAGAGTAAAAAGGGGAATAGGTACTATTAGACAAGATCTTAATGTATCTATTCAGGGAGGAGTAAAGACTGAAATAAAAGGAGTTCAACTTTTAGAGTTAATACCAGATATTATAAAGAATGAAGCAAGAAGACAGTATGAATTATTAAGAATTAAAGAAGAACTACAAAAAAGAAATCTTAATAAAGATATAGTGAAGAACTCTTTTAAAATAGTTGATTTAACAGAGGAATTTAAAGATACTAATAGTAAAATAATTAGAAAAGAATTAGAAAAGAATGGAAGAATATATGGCTTAAAAATAGCTGGTTTCAAGGGAATATTTGGCTGGCAATTAATGCCTAATAGAAGATTCGGTACTGAAGTAGCAGATTATGTAAGAGCATTGGCCGGTTTAGGAGGCTTATTCCACTCAGATGAGCTTCCTAATTACGGTATAACTAAAGAAGAAGTAGAAAAAGTAAGAAAAATCCTTCAAATTAATGAGAATGACGCTTTTATAATTATTGTAGGACCTAAAGAAAAACTAGATATAGCTACAAATACGATTTTAGATAGAATATTATATGCTTTTGATGGGGTTCCAAAAGAGACAAGAGCAGCATTAGATGATGGCACAACTAAATTTATGAGACCACAACCTGGATCAGCGAGGATGTATCCAGAAACAGATATACCACCAAGAAGAATAGATGAAAGAATATTAGAGTTATCTAAACAATTTGTTCCAGAACAACCTGAAATAAAATTAAAGAAATTGATTGAATTAGGACTTAGTAAGGACTTGGCTAATACAATGCTAAATAGCTTAAGATTAGATTTGTTTGAAGAATTAGTTAAGAAGTATTCTCCAAAAGTATCTCCTACATTTATAGCATCTACATTAGAAATAACAGTAAAATATGTAAAAAGTAAAGGTGGTGATATTTCCGTTATTACTGATAACATACTAGAAGAATTAATAAAATATGTATATGAAGATAAGATAAGTAAAGATGCTGTGCAAGAAATTCTATTAGAATTAGCAACAAGTAAAACTCAGCTTAATGAAATAATTAAGAAATATACTCCATTAAATGAAACAGAATTAGAGAAAATTATAATAGAAACAATAGAAGAAAATAAAAAAGAAATAGAAAATAAAAAAGATAAAGCGTTTAACATAATAATGAGCAAAGTAATGAATAAAGTAAGAGGAAGGGCAGATAGTAAAAAAGTAATTGAACTAATAAAGAAGCATTTAGGATGA
- a CDS encoding hypothetical protein (functions along with aFIB and aL7a; guides 2'-O-methylation of ribose to specific sites in RNAs) has product MKVYIVEHAIGSFAYDEQGKLIDFVLSSKDLGKVVDSLLDNEKGIPLPTTIELIQKIKPEEVVVENEAEIPNLQQLGVKASYEIHNLGSKIFRESLPKIAIETKFASSENDLYSFLYEVSFEYTRRKLRTAASKRDLLAIQAIRAIDDIDKTINLFSERLREWYSIHFPELNKLVEDHELYASIVSKFGHRDEITNTGLDEIGVNKDLSTKILDASKKSIGADITDVDIRSIKMLSDTILELFRIRSELTDYVESVMKEVAPNVTALVGPTLGARLLSLAGSLEDLAKMPASTIQVLGAEKALFRALRKGGKPPKHGVIFQYPAIHTSPRWQRGKIARALAAKLAIAARIDAFSGRFIGDKLNEELKKRIEEIKTKYAQPPPRKPQEQKRKEEERKGKKGGREKRKGRR; this is encoded by the coding sequence ATGAAAGTATATATCGTGGAACATGCGATAGGGTCGTTTGCATATGATGAGCAAGGTAAGCTTATAGACTTTGTATTGAGTAGTAAGGACTTAGGAAAAGTTGTAGATTCTTTACTAGATAATGAAAAAGGTATTCCATTGCCAACTACCATAGAATTAATTCAGAAGATAAAACCAGAAGAAGTAGTAGTGGAGAATGAAGCAGAAATACCAAATTTGCAACAGTTAGGTGTTAAAGCTTCTTATGAAATACATAATCTTGGAAGTAAAATATTTAGAGAATCATTACCCAAGATAGCAATAGAAACAAAGTTTGCATCCTCAGAGAACGATTTATACTCATTTTTATATGAAGTTTCTTTTGAATATACTAGAAGAAAATTAAGAACTGCAGCCAGTAAAAGAGACTTACTAGCAATCCAGGCTATTAGGGCAATTGATGATATTGATAAAACTATAAATCTATTTTCGGAAAGATTAAGAGAATGGTATAGTATTCATTTCCCAGAACTTAATAAGCTTGTAGAAGATCATGAACTTTACGCTTCTATTGTTTCAAAATTTGGACATAGGGATGAAATAACAAATACGGGGTTAGATGAAATAGGAGTGAATAAAGATCTGAGCACTAAAATTTTAGATGCATCGAAAAAGAGTATTGGAGCTGATATTACTGATGTAGATATAAGATCAATTAAGATGCTAAGCGATACCATATTAGAGCTTTTCAGAATAAGATCAGAACTTACAGATTATGTTGAATCAGTTATGAAAGAAGTAGCTCCTAATGTTACTGCTTTAGTAGGACCAACACTAGGTGCGCGATTATTAAGTTTAGCTGGTAGCCTAGAAGATTTAGCTAAAATGCCTGCTAGTACAATTCAAGTCTTAGGTGCAGAGAAAGCTCTGTTTAGAGCTTTAAGAAAAGGAGGCAAACCGCCAAAACACGGTGTTATATTTCAATATCCAGCAATTCATACTTCTCCAAGGTGGCAAAGAGGTAAAATTGCAAGAGCATTAGCTGCTAAATTAGCAATAGCTGCCAGAATAGACGCTTTTAGTGGCAGATTTATAGGTGATAAATTGAATGAGGAGTTAAAGAAAAGGATTGAGGAGATTAAGACAAAATACGCTCAACCTCCACCAAGGAAGCCACAAGAACAAAAGAGAAAAGAAGAAG